One segment of Streptomyces sp. XD-27 DNA contains the following:
- a CDS encoding acetate--CoA ligase family protein: MLGSTHGTLTTNSRHARVVACGEHPGPAVRVHDVAESTGDLDVSGRPLHAPVPDLDRLFRPEAVAIVGASDAEGRPHTGITRQLLDWADRVGARVHPVHPTRSTVFGLPCRPSVADLSGQVDLAVLLVKDPLPLIGQLAEAKVRFAVAFASGFAETGPEGAAAQDRLADAVHRSGLRLLGPNTNLNAFERFRDDLDGPAIALITQSGHQGRPVFTLQELGIRLSHWAPTGNEADLESADFLSYFASRPEVGAVAMYVEGLKDGRRFLLAADRAARAKVPVVAVKVGRTETGSRTAASHTGKLTGSDAVVDAAMRQFGVIRVDGLDELQDTAALLARARPPRAEGVAVYSISGGTGAHFADLAAAAGLPLPTLSAAKQAELHQWIPDDLSVANPVDSGGHPVGDWRGRKIIDALLADPDVGVLVCPITGPFPPMSDKLAQDLVDAAEQTDKPVCVVWGSPLGTEDAYRSTLLGSSRVATFRTFANCVTAVRAYLGHHRFAAGYRSPFEDAPRTPSPSARKARALLRPGTRLSEHAAKQLLRAYGIRVPREQLVTSAAAAVRAAGLVGYPVVMKASAPQLAHKTELGLVKIGLTSASQVRDGYRELVDIARYEGVELDGVLVCQMVERGVEMVVGVSHDSLFGPTVTVGLGGVLVEVLNDVAVRVPPFGEDQARAMLGELRGHALLGGVRGAPPADVDALVEVVLRIQRMALELGDDLAELDVNPLMVLPRGQGAVALDALAVCR; this comes from the coding sequence ATGCTCGGATCGACTCACGGCACCCTCACCACCAACTCCCGTCACGCCCGCGTCGTCGCCTGCGGCGAACATCCCGGCCCCGCAGTCCGCGTCCACGACGTGGCCGAGTCGACCGGTGACCTGGACGTCAGCGGCCGCCCGCTGCACGCCCCCGTACCCGACCTGGACCGCCTGTTCCGCCCCGAAGCGGTGGCCATCGTCGGCGCCTCGGACGCCGAAGGCCGCCCCCACACCGGCATCACCCGGCAGCTTCTGGACTGGGCCGACCGGGTCGGCGCCCGCGTCCATCCCGTACATCCCACCCGTAGCACCGTCTTCGGCCTCCCCTGTCGTCCTTCCGTCGCCGACCTGTCCGGGCAGGTCGACCTCGCCGTGCTGCTCGTCAAAGACCCCCTCCCGCTCATCGGGCAACTGGCCGAGGCCAAGGTGCGGTTCGCCGTCGCCTTCGCCTCGGGCTTCGCGGAGACCGGCCCGGAGGGCGCCGCCGCGCAGGACCGGCTGGCGGACGCCGTGCACCGCTCCGGGCTGCGGCTGTTGGGGCCCAACACCAACCTCAACGCCTTCGAGCGGTTCCGCGACGACCTGGACGGACCGGCCATCGCCCTCATCACCCAGTCCGGCCACCAGGGCCGCCCCGTCTTCACTCTCCAGGAGCTCGGCATCCGGCTCAGCCATTGGGCCCCCACCGGCAACGAGGCCGACCTGGAGTCCGCCGACTTCCTCTCCTACTTCGCCTCACGACCCGAGGTCGGGGCCGTCGCCATGTATGTGGAAGGGCTCAAGGACGGGCGCCGCTTCCTGCTGGCCGCCGACCGCGCCGCCCGCGCCAAGGTGCCCGTCGTCGCCGTCAAGGTCGGCCGCACCGAGACCGGCTCTCGCACCGCCGCCTCCCACACCGGCAAGCTGACCGGTTCGGACGCGGTGGTGGACGCGGCCATGCGGCAGTTCGGCGTGATCCGCGTGGACGGTCTGGACGAACTCCAGGACACCGCGGCCCTGCTCGCCCGCGCCCGGCCACCGCGCGCCGAGGGCGTCGCCGTCTATTCGATCTCCGGGGGCACCGGCGCCCACTTCGCCGATCTCGCGGCGGCCGCCGGCCTCCCGCTGCCCACGCTCTCCGCCGCCAAGCAGGCCGAGCTGCACCAGTGGATCCCCGACGATCTCAGCGTCGCCAACCCGGTCGACAGCGGCGGGCACCCGGTCGGCGACTGGCGGGGCCGGAAGATCATCGACGCGCTGCTGGCCGACCCGGACGTCGGGGTGCTGGTCTGCCCCATCACCGGCCCCTTCCCGCCGATGAGCGACAAGCTGGCGCAGGACCTGGTGGACGCGGCGGAACAGACGGACAAGCCGGTGTGCGTGGTGTGGGGCTCGCCGCTCGGCACGGAGGACGCCTACCGCTCCACCCTGCTCGGCTCGTCCCGCGTCGCCACGTTCCGCACCTTCGCCAACTGCGTGACGGCCGTCCGCGCCTACCTCGGCCACCACCGCTTCGCCGCCGGGTACCGCTCGCCCTTCGAGGACGCACCGCGCACCCCGTCGCCGTCGGCGCGCAAGGCACGTGCGCTGCTGCGCCCGGGGACCCGGCTCAGCGAGCACGCCGCCAAGCAACTGCTGCGGGCGTACGGCATCCGCGTACCCCGCGAACAGCTGGTGACCAGCGCCGCCGCGGCCGTGCGCGCGGCGGGCCTCGTCGGCTACCCCGTCGTCATGAAGGCGTCCGCCCCGCAGCTCGCCCACAAGACCGAACTGGGCCTGGTCAAGATCGGGCTGACCTCCGCCAGCCAGGTCCGCGACGGCTACCGCGAGCTCGTCGACATCGCCCGCTATGAGGGCGTGGAACTGGACGGCGTGCTGGTCTGCCAGATGGTGGAGCGGGGCGTGGAGATGGTCGTCGGGGTCAGCCACGACAGCCTCTTCGGCCCCACGGTGACGGTCGGGCTCGGCGGCGTACTCGTGGAGGTGCTGAACGACGTGGCCGTGCGCGTGCCGCCGTTCGGCGAGGACCAGGCGCGCGCGATGCTCGGTGAACTGCGGGGGCACGCGCTCCTCGGCGGCGTCCGGGGCGCGCCCCCGGCCGATGTCGACGCCCTGGTGGAAGTCGTCCTGCGGATCCAGCGCATGGCCCTCGAACTCGGCGACGACCTCGCCGAGCTGGACGTCAATCCGCTGATGGTGCTGCCGCGCGGGCAGGGCGCGGTGGCGCTGGACGCGCTCGCCGTGTGCCGCTGA
- a CDS encoding acetyl-CoA acetyltransferase, with translation MPDADAADAIRADITEDGTSGSPTGSGRRRRVAVVGAALADCGRVEGATAYALHAQAARRALADSGLDRSVVDGFASAGLGTLAPAEVADYLGLRPAWADSTSLGGATWEVMAAHAADAIAAGHARAVLLVYGSTARSDLKAGRRTADLSFGADGPLQFEVPYGHTLIAKYAMAARRHMHEYGTTLEQLADVAVQARANAARNPEAMFRTPITVDEVLGGPVIADPFTKLQCCIRSDGGCAVLLAAEECVPDTARAPVWVLGSGTAVSHTAMSQWADFTVSPAARSGRAAFARAGVRPEDIDLAELYDAFTYMTLVTLEDLGFCAKGEGGAFAAGDRLTLSGALPVNTDGGGLSACHPGMRGLFLLVEAVRQLRGDAGERQVRKADGALPRLAVASGTGGWFCSSGTIILGRD, from the coding sequence ATGCCTGATGCTGACGCTGCCGACGCCATACGTGCGGACATCACCGAGGACGGCACATCGGGAAGCCCGACCGGAAGCGGCCGACGGCGGCGCGTCGCCGTCGTCGGTGCCGCCCTCGCGGACTGCGGACGCGTCGAAGGCGCCACCGCCTACGCCCTGCACGCCCAGGCCGCCCGCCGCGCCCTCGCCGACTCCGGCCTGGACCGGTCGGTCGTCGACGGGTTCGCGTCGGCCGGACTCGGCACCCTGGCGCCCGCCGAGGTCGCCGACTACCTGGGACTGCGGCCCGCATGGGCCGACTCCACCTCCCTCGGCGGCGCGACCTGGGAGGTGATGGCCGCGCACGCGGCCGACGCCATCGCCGCAGGGCACGCCCGCGCCGTACTCCTGGTCTACGGCTCCACCGCCCGCTCCGACCTCAAGGCGGGCCGCCGCACCGCCGACCTCTCCTTCGGCGCGGACGGGCCGCTCCAGTTCGAAGTCCCGTACGGGCACACGCTGATCGCGAAGTACGCCATGGCCGCCCGCCGCCACATGCACGAGTACGGCACCACACTGGAGCAGCTCGCCGACGTCGCCGTGCAAGCGCGCGCCAACGCCGCCCGCAATCCGGAAGCGATGTTCCGAACTCCGATCACCGTGGACGAGGTGCTCGGCGGGCCCGTGATCGCCGACCCGTTCACCAAGCTCCAGTGCTGCATCCGGTCCGACGGCGGGTGCGCGGTGCTGCTCGCGGCGGAGGAGTGCGTACCGGACACGGCGCGGGCGCCGGTGTGGGTGCTGGGTTCGGGCACCGCCGTCTCCCATACGGCCATGTCGCAGTGGGCGGATTTCACCGTCTCCCCCGCGGCCCGGTCCGGCCGGGCGGCCTTCGCCCGGGCGGGCGTCCGGCCGGAGGACATCGACCTGGCCGAGCTGTACGACGCCTTCACCTACATGACCCTGGTGACCCTGGAGGACCTCGGTTTCTGCGCGAAGGGCGAGGGCGGCGCGTTCGCGGCAGGGGACCGGTTGACCCTGAGCGGCGCCCTGCCCGTCAACACCGACGGCGGCGGCCTGTCCGCCTGCCACCCGGGGATGCGGGGGCTGTTCCTGCTGGTGGAGGCGGTACGGCAGCTACGCGGCGACGCGGGCGAGCGGCAGGTGCGGAAGGCGGACGGGGCGCTGCCGCGACTGGCCGTCGCCTCGGGCACGGGCGGCTGGTTCTGCTCCTCCGGGACGATCATCCTCGGGCGCGACTGA
- a CDS encoding MFS transporter: MSETPTVLEHHRRSTHHATSPPAVFWRYWAAATVSDAGTAVTALALPLVALTVLDATALQAALLAAAGQISWLLLSLPAGVIAQRVPLRRLQVTLDLIRFVAVGSLPLAWWLDRLSYPHLLLAALVTGAATVLFDIGNSTFLPAVVPARQLAARNSLMSGTHAVTETGGPSGGGLLVHAAGPVGALLVDAASYVLSAVLLRTLPERRPAARTGDGALRLIREGWTYVTRHPVMLPCMLWATATNFVCAALVALTPLYLVREAGLTPVQLGLVLAMDGIGALAGSAVAVRLTRRFGTARGLVGAALTGGAAALLAPLTTSAADAYWFALGNAGFAFGIVIGSITTRTHRQTESPPELLSRVMATVRFVSWGAQPLGALTAGLLATYAGTHAALWTVCTAALLPPLYLLAVPVGRRRDFA, encoded by the coding sequence ATGAGCGAGACACCGACGGTCCTGGAGCACCATCGCCGCAGCACCCACCACGCGACCTCGCCCCCGGCCGTCTTCTGGCGCTACTGGGCCGCTGCCACCGTCAGCGACGCGGGCACCGCCGTCACCGCCCTCGCGCTACCCCTGGTCGCCCTCACGGTCCTCGACGCCACCGCGCTCCAGGCCGCCCTGCTCGCCGCCGCCGGACAGATCTCCTGGCTGCTGCTCAGCCTCCCGGCCGGAGTGATCGCCCAGCGCGTCCCGCTCCGCCGCCTCCAGGTCACCCTCGATCTCATACGGTTCGTCGCCGTCGGATCCCTCCCGCTCGCCTGGTGGCTCGACCGGCTCAGCTACCCGCACCTGTTGCTCGCCGCGCTGGTCACCGGCGCCGCGACCGTACTCTTCGACATCGGCAACTCGACCTTTCTGCCCGCCGTCGTCCCGGCCCGGCAGCTCGCCGCCCGCAACAGCCTGATGTCCGGCACGCACGCCGTCACCGAGACCGGAGGGCCCTCTGGAGGCGGCCTCCTCGTGCACGCCGCGGGCCCGGTCGGCGCGCTCCTCGTGGACGCGGCCAGCTACGTGCTCTCCGCCGTGCTGCTCCGTACCCTCCCCGAGCGCCGTCCCGCCGCCCGCACCGGCGACGGTGCCCTCCGGCTGATCCGCGAGGGCTGGACGTATGTGACGCGGCACCCGGTGATGCTGCCCTGCATGCTCTGGGCCACCGCCACCAACTTCGTCTGCGCCGCCCTGGTCGCCCTCACACCCCTCTACCTGGTCCGTGAGGCCGGACTGACGCCCGTACAACTCGGCCTGGTGCTCGCCATGGACGGAATCGGCGCGCTCGCCGGATCCGCCGTGGCGGTCCGACTGACCCGGCGGTTCGGCACCGCCCGGGGGCTCGTCGGGGCCGCGCTGACCGGCGGCGCCGCCGCCCTGCTGGCCCCGCTGACCACGTCCGCAGCCGACGCGTACTGGTTCGCCCTGGGCAACGCCGGCTTCGCCTTCGGCATCGTCATCGGGTCGATCACCACCCGCACCCACCGCCAGACCGAGTCCCCGCCTGAGCTCCTCTCCCGTGTCATGGCCACCGTCCGCTTCGTCTCCTGGGGCGCCCAGCCGCTCGGCGCCCTCACCGCCGGCCTGCTCGCCACGTACGCGGGGACGCACGCGGCCCTGTGGACGGTGTGCACGGCCGCGCTCCTGCCGCCGCTGTACCTGCTCGCGGTCCCGGTGGGCCGCCGCCGGGACTTCGCCTGA
- a CDS encoding TetR family transcriptional regulator, translated as MTGQVRTVDGRVAGRRGQATRQKLLDCLGEMLSSSPYRDVKVIDVARKAGTSPATFYQYFPDVEGAVLEIAEEMAKEGAALTDLVAGRSWAGKSGAQTAEELVDGFLTFWRKHDAILRVVDLGAAEGDKRFYKIRMKILNAVTNSLTDSVKELQAKGRVDKDVNPAAVAGSLVAMLAAVASHQKGFQSWGVKQAELKPSLTLLVHLGITGRKPTK; from the coding sequence ATGACAGGACAAGTTCGAACCGTCGACGGACGGGTCGCCGGGCGTCGCGGGCAGGCGACGCGGCAGAAGCTGCTCGACTGCCTCGGCGAGATGCTCAGCTCGTCCCCGTACCGCGATGTGAAGGTCATCGATGTCGCGCGCAAGGCCGGTACGTCGCCCGCGACCTTCTACCAGTACTTCCCCGATGTCGAGGGCGCCGTCCTCGAGATCGCGGAGGAGATGGCGAAGGAGGGCGCGGCGCTCACCGACCTGGTCGCCGGACGCTCCTGGGCCGGCAAGTCCGGGGCGCAGACGGCGGAGGAGCTGGTGGACGGCTTCCTCACGTTCTGGCGCAAGCACGACGCGATCCTGCGGGTGGTCGACCTCGGCGCAGCCGAGGGCGACAAGCGGTTCTACAAGATCCGCATGAAGATCCTCAACGCCGTGACCAACTCCCTGACGGACTCCGTCAAGGAGCTCCAGGCCAAGGGGCGCGTCGACAAGGACGTCAACCCGGCCGCGGTCGCGGGCTCCCTGGTGGCGATGCTGGCCGCGGTCGCCTCACACCAGAAGGGCTTCCAGAGCTGGGGTGTGAAGCAGGCTGAGCTCAAGCCGAGCCTGACGCTCCTGGTGCACCTGGGGATCACCGGCAGGAAACCGACGAAGTAG
- a CDS encoding nitroreductase family deazaflavin-dependent oxidoreductase, whose amino-acid sequence MARTGHTPRPGAAGRGRLLGLVQRISASRAFARVAPYVVPAVDRTVHRLTRGRVLPAAALLPGVVLTATGARSGLPRRTPLACMPEAGGTWVLVGSNFGRPGEPAWTGNLLRHPDAEISWRGRDIPVRARLLEGAEREAVWAEVLRFWPPYGTYQARVERRIRIFRLTPRDVPVR is encoded by the coding sequence ATGGCGCGCACGGGGCACACGCCGCGTCCCGGGGCCGCGGGGCGCGGGCGGCTGCTGGGGCTGGTGCAGCGGATCTCCGCGAGCCGCGCGTTCGCGAGGGTGGCGCCGTACGTCGTCCCGGCGGTGGACCGGACCGTGCACCGGCTGACGCGGGGCCGGGTGCTGCCCGCCGCCGCGCTGCTGCCCGGCGTGGTGCTGACCGCCACGGGGGCGAGGAGCGGGCTGCCCCGGCGGACCCCACTGGCCTGTATGCCGGAGGCCGGCGGTACCTGGGTGCTCGTCGGCAGCAACTTCGGACGCCCGGGCGAACCGGCGTGGACCGGGAACCTGCTCCGGCACCCCGACGCGGAGATCAGCTGGCGGGGCCGCGACATCCCGGTACGGGCGCGGCTGCTGGAGGGCGCGGAACGGGAGGCGGTCTGGGCCGAGGTGCTGCGCTTCTGGCCGCCGTACGGGACGTACCAGGCGCGGGTGGAGCGGCGGATCCGGATCTTCCGGCTCACGCCGCGCGACGTCCCCGTGCGATGA
- a CDS encoding Zn-ribbon domain-containing OB-fold protein, with protein MSARPPEQPRRDLPVADAFTRRYWDAAADGHLLIRRCATCARAHHYPRPFCPHCWSEDVRWERASGAATLYTWSVVHRNDLPPFAGRVPYTAAVVDLAEGPRMMTEVVDCAAADLRIGMELRVSFRAQSADPPVTVPVFRPIGRGGQGPLSRARG; from the coding sequence TTGAGCGCACGCCCACCCGAGCAGCCGCGGCGCGACCTGCCCGTGGCCGACGCCTTCACCCGCCGCTACTGGGACGCCGCCGCCGACGGCCACCTGCTCATCCGGCGCTGCGCGACCTGTGCCCGCGCGCACCACTACCCGCGCCCGTTCTGCCCTCACTGCTGGAGCGAGGACGTCCGCTGGGAGCGGGCGTCCGGCGCGGCCACCCTCTACACCTGGTCCGTGGTGCACCGGAACGACCTGCCGCCCTTCGCCGGCCGCGTGCCCTACACCGCCGCCGTCGTCGACCTCGCCGAGGGGCCGCGCATGATGACCGAGGTCGTCGACTGCGCCGCCGCGGACCTCCGGATCGGCATGGAACTGCGGGTGTCCTTCCGGGCCCAGTCCGCCGACCCGCCGGTCACGGTTCCCGTCTTCCGGCCGATCGGCCGCGGCGGGCAGGGGCCGCTCAGTCGCGCCCGAGGATGA
- a CDS encoding enoyl-CoA hydratase/isomerase family protein, whose protein sequence is MSGSPSHGGSSPEEPPDSVVRHATDNGVAWITLNRPEVLNAITPDQRECLISRLGEASADPAVRAVVLTATGRGFCAGADLRGGAAGAGSGRERAAGDVARTIRLGAQRLIAAVLDCEKPVIAAVNGTAAGLGAHLAFACDLVLAAESAVFVEAFVRRGLVPDGGGAYLLPRLIGPQRAKELMFFGDALSAPEAERLGLVNRVVPADELAKTARAWADRLAIGPTRAVALTKQLVNASLEADRAAAFAAEAAAQEINMATTDAREGVTAFVERRAPRFHGR, encoded by the coding sequence ATGTCCGGCTCCCCCTCTCATGGCGGTTCCTCCCCCGAAGAACCACCTGACTCCGTTGTACGGCACGCCACTGACAACGGCGTCGCCTGGATCACTCTCAACCGCCCGGAAGTCCTCAACGCCATCACCCCTGACCAGCGGGAATGCCTGATCTCGCGGCTTGGAGAAGCCTCCGCGGACCCGGCCGTCCGGGCGGTCGTCCTCACCGCCACCGGCCGCGGGTTCTGCGCCGGCGCCGACCTGCGAGGCGGAGCCGCGGGCGCCGGCAGCGGGCGGGAGCGCGCCGCGGGCGACGTGGCCCGTACGATCCGGCTCGGCGCTCAGCGCCTCATCGCCGCGGTACTCGACTGCGAGAAGCCCGTCATCGCGGCGGTCAACGGCACGGCCGCCGGGCTCGGCGCCCATCTCGCGTTCGCCTGCGATCTGGTGCTGGCCGCCGAGTCCGCCGTGTTCGTCGAGGCGTTCGTGCGGCGCGGGCTGGTGCCCGACGGCGGCGGCGCGTATCTCCTTCCCCGGCTGATCGGCCCGCAGCGGGCCAAGGAGCTGATGTTCTTCGGCGACGCGCTGTCCGCCCCCGAGGCCGAGCGGCTCGGCCTGGTCAACCGCGTCGTACCGGCCGACGAACTGGCGAAGACGGCCCGCGCGTGGGCCGACCGCCTCGCCATCGGCCCCACCCGCGCCGTCGCCCTGACCAAACAGCTGGTCAACGCCTCCCTGGAGGCGGACCGGGCAGCAGCGTTCGCTGCCGAGGCCGCGGCTCAGGAGATCAACATGGCCACGACCGACGCCCGCGAGGGAGTCACGGCCTTCGTCGAACGCCGCGCCCCCCGCTTCCACGGCCGCTGA
- a CDS encoding winged helix-turn-helix transcriptional regulator produces the protein MVRSVPERDAACAIAQAAAVVGDWWSLLLVRETARGHHRFDALQGELGISRKVLTERLAHLVEAEVLEKVPYQSGPVRYEYRLTESGRGLLPVLLSMQDWADRWLLGDGSLSGTADEDSAEARRVAGLVGEWLPRLELPGHRDGEPLDPVAEAAATVLFCYPATGHPGPLPDGWADIPGAVGCTLENRLFRDAYDDFRAAGAEVRGVSTQRPDEQRGFAVEEGIPFTLLSDVDLRLAAALRLPVFRAGQALRLKRAVLVVDRERVVRQARFPVTDIPGAVREALAVVRRVAAER, from the coding sequence ATGGTCAGGTCGGTGCCAGAGCGGGACGCCGCCTGTGCGATCGCGCAGGCGGCGGCGGTGGTCGGCGACTGGTGGAGCCTGCTCCTGGTGCGGGAGACCGCACGCGGGCACCACCGGTTCGACGCGCTCCAGGGGGAACTGGGGATCTCCCGCAAGGTGCTGACCGAGCGCCTTGCGCACCTGGTGGAGGCGGAGGTCCTGGAGAAGGTTCCGTATCAGAGCGGCCCGGTGCGGTACGAGTACCGACTGACGGAGAGCGGGCGGGGGCTGCTGCCCGTGCTGCTCTCGATGCAGGACTGGGCGGACCGCTGGCTGCTCGGCGACGGCTCGCTGAGCGGCACGGCCGACGAGGACAGTGCCGAGGCGCGGCGGGTGGCGGGCTTGGTGGGCGAGTGGCTGCCGCGCCTCGAACTGCCGGGGCACCGGGACGGTGAGCCGCTGGACCCGGTGGCCGAGGCTGCGGCCACCGTCCTGTTCTGCTACCCGGCGACCGGTCACCCCGGCCCGTTGCCGGACGGCTGGGCCGACATCCCGGGCGCCGTCGGCTGCACGCTGGAGAACCGGCTGTTCCGGGACGCGTACGACGACTTCCGCGCGGCGGGCGCCGAGGTACGCGGCGTGAGCACCCAACGCCCGGACGAGCAGCGGGGGTTCGCGGTCGAGGAGGGCATCCCCTTCACCCTGCTCTCGGACGTCGACCTGCGCCTCGCCGCCGCTCTGCGGCTACCGGTGTTCCGCGCCGGGCAGGCACTGCGGCTGAAGCGGGCGGTGCTGGTCGTGGACCGCGAACGCGTGGTGCGCCAGGCGCGCTTCCCGGTGACGGACATCCCGGGGGCAGTGCGCGAGGCGCTGGCGGTGGTACGGCGGGTGGCGGCGGAGAGATGA
- a CDS encoding flavin reductase family protein yields the protein MGGMMGHAAMAVTAVRYLRSAGAAEPTAHGVAATGQEALVPLPPPALRAVREDERPPPDPAEFRRVLGHFASGVTVVTAPAAEPGAGPAGFACQSFTSLSLEPPLVAFMVARTSTTWPRIARAGVFCVNVLGAGQRELCRAFAVSGARCADKFAGVAYVPSAATGSPLLDGVPAWIDSTIHAVHTGGDHLVVVGRVEALGTDEAATRPGPLLFHRGSFGTFTPLQG from the coding sequence ATGGGAGGCATGATGGGACATGCCGCCATGGCGGTCACCGCCGTGCGCTATCTGCGGTCTGCCGGCGCGGCGGAGCCGACGGCGCACGGCGTCGCCGCGACCGGCCAGGAGGCCCTGGTTCCGCTGCCGCCGCCCGCCTTGCGCGCCGTACGGGAGGACGAACGCCCGCCGCCGGACCCGGCCGAGTTCCGGCGCGTCCTCGGGCACTTCGCCAGCGGCGTCACCGTCGTCACCGCCCCCGCGGCGGAGCCCGGGGCAGGTCCGGCCGGGTTCGCCTGCCAGTCCTTCACCTCGCTCTCCCTCGAACCGCCGCTGGTGGCGTTCATGGTCGCCCGCACCTCCACCACCTGGCCGCGGATCGCCCGCGCCGGTGTGTTCTGCGTCAACGTCCTCGGCGCCGGGCAGCGGGAACTGTGCCGGGCCTTCGCGGTGAGCGGGGCCCGGTGTGCGGACAAGTTCGCGGGGGTGGCGTACGTGCCGTCGGCCGCTACCGGGTCGCCGCTGCTCGACGGCGTACCGGCGTGGATCGACTCCACGATCCACGCGGTGCACACCGGTGGCGACCATCTCGTCGTCGTGGGCCGGGTCGAGGCCCTCGGGACGGACGAAGCCGCCACGAGGCCGGGGCCGTTGCTCTTCCACCGCGGCTCGTTCGGCACGTTCACGCCCCTGCAAGGCTAG
- a CDS encoding acyl-CoA dehydrogenase family protein — translation MDAAFTEEQEEIRRTLRDLLAKRCGTDDVKAAVRTPAGYDTALWRSLAHRLGLPGLAVAQEYGGVGCGPTELALACEETGRALLPSPLLATAVLAAPLVAALGSPAQRAALLPRMADGTLTATLVVSGATLPEVLGLTGPRPEDWAGGGRAGGVQARRTADGWRLYGQADRVLDGHSAGLLLVAARTGGYTRGRTSLFAVRAGTPGLVRVRRTALDETRAQARVELRNVAAEPLGAAGAEAADGTAPAAALARLGGAAGAALAAEAVGAADRVLARTVEYVRARRQFGRAIGSFQAVQHRLADLYVQVEAARSAAYYAAWSGTGPAGGLALAQALEALRAVAAEAVQLHGGIGFTWEHDAHLFFKRAASDELLFGPVHRLRARAAERAGLFAAGHGGDEDRTAMVVV, via the coding sequence ATGGACGCCGCGTTCACCGAGGAGCAGGAAGAGATCCGCCGCACCCTGCGCGACCTGCTCGCCAAGCGCTGCGGCACGGACGACGTCAAGGCGGCGGTCCGTACCCCCGCCGGGTACGACACCGCCCTCTGGCGGTCACTCGCGCACCGGCTCGGCCTGCCCGGCCTGGCCGTCGCCCAGGAGTACGGCGGGGTGGGCTGCGGCCCCACCGAGCTGGCGCTGGCCTGTGAGGAGACCGGGCGGGCGCTGCTGCCGTCCCCGCTCCTGGCCACCGCCGTCCTCGCCGCGCCGCTCGTCGCCGCCCTCGGCAGCCCGGCTCAGCGCGCCGCGCTGCTGCCGCGGATGGCGGACGGCACGCTGACGGCCACGCTGGTGGTGTCCGGCGCCACGCTGCCCGAGGTGCTCGGCCTCACGGGACCGCGCCCCGAGGACTGGGCGGGCGGGGGACGCGCGGGCGGCGTCCAGGCCCGTAGGACGGCGGACGGCTGGCGGCTGTACGGGCAGGCGGACCGGGTCCTCGACGGGCACAGCGCCGGGCTGCTGCTCGTCGCCGCGCGTACCGGCGGCTACACCCGGGGCCGGACGTCCCTGTTCGCCGTACGGGCGGGAACACCCGGGCTGGTGCGCGTGCGGCGGACCGCGCTGGACGAGACCCGGGCTCAGGCCCGCGTCGAACTGCGGAACGTGGCCGCGGAGCCACTGGGTGCGGCGGGCGCGGAGGCGGCGGACGGTACGGCCCCGGCCGCGGCCCTGGCCCGACTGGGCGGGGCCGCCGGCGCGGCGCTCGCGGCGGAGGCCGTGGGCGCGGCGGACCGGGTGCTGGCGCGCACGGTCGAGTACGTACGGGCCCGCCGGCAGTTCGGCCGGGCCATCGGCTCCTTCCAGGCCGTCCAGCACCGGCTGGCCGATCTGTACGTCCAGGTGGAGGCCGCCCGCTCCGCGGCGTACTACGCGGCGTGGTCGGGCACCGGACCGGCGGGCGGCCTCGCGCTCGCCCAGGCGCTGGAGGCGTTGCGCGCGGTGGCGGCCGAGGCCGTGCAGTTGCACGGCGGCATCGGTTTCACGTGGGAGCACGACGCGCACCTGTTCTTCAAGCGCGCGGCGTCCGACGAGCTGCTGTTCGGGCCCGTGCACCGGCTGCGGGCCCGGGCGGCGGAGCGCGCGGGACTGTTCGCGGCGGGCCATGGCGGCGACGAGGACCGGACGGCGATGGTGGTGGTCTGA